Proteins encoded by one window of Enterococcus faecalis:
- a CDS encoding PTS fructose transporter subunit IIC: MATYQLIAATGCPTGIAHTYMAQEALEQAAKRKGITIKVETHGQIGIENELTPAEIQGAEAVIIAADKDVQAERFAGKRIIDVPVSVGIKEADRLIEEALAGKGSIAAENQAVDELEQETQISSGNVGHSIYKNLMNGVSHMLPFVVAGGVLIALSFAIWGIYSFDPESSQYNATAAMLKSIGDASMGMMVPILSAYIAEGIAKRPGLVVGFVGGLIANTGGTGFLGGILSGFLAGYFILLLQRVFKGLPKSLDGLKAIFLYPVIGVAVIGITMSLLADPMKAVNEGMMSFLASFQNSSPLVLGIIVGCMCAFDMGGPVNKAAYVTGTALLAQGNTSFMAGVSAACIAPPLITGFATLFFGKYFDTNERNAGLVNFILGSTHITEGAIPFAAKDPLKVLPIMMLGSSIAAVLTYMFGVQVPAPHGGFLVLPVVTHAVQWVLAILAGSLVGGLLLGFVQKSRIAKQEQSLSKK; encoded by the coding sequence ATGGCTACGTATCAATTAATAGCTGCTACAGGTTGTCCGACGGGAATAGCGCACACGTATATGGCACAGGAGGCATTGGAACAAGCTGCGAAACGTAAAGGTATTACGATTAAGGTTGAAACACATGGTCAGATTGGTATAGAAAACGAGTTAACACCTGCAGAAATCCAAGGAGCGGAGGCAGTCATTATTGCCGCCGACAAAGACGTTCAAGCAGAACGTTTTGCTGGGAAACGAATTATTGATGTCCCTGTCAGTGTGGGGATTAAAGAAGCAGATCGCTTAATTGAAGAAGCGCTCGCAGGAAAAGGATCGATTGCGGCCGAAAACCAAGCAGTGGATGAACTTGAACAGGAAACACAAATTTCTTCAGGAAATGTTGGACATAGTATTTATAAAAACTTAATGAATGGCGTCTCTCACATGTTGCCGTTTGTAGTAGCAGGCGGCGTTTTAATTGCTCTTTCTTTTGCTATTTGGGGTATTTATTCATTTGATCCAGAAAGTAGTCAGTATAATGCTACCGCTGCTATGTTAAAAAGTATTGGTGATGCCTCAATGGGCATGATGGTGCCAATCTTATCTGCGTATATCGCAGAGGGGATTGCCAAACGACCTGGTTTGGTTGTGGGCTTTGTCGGTGGTTTGATTGCTAACACTGGTGGTACTGGCTTTTTAGGAGGGATATTATCTGGTTTCCTTGCTGGGTATTTCATTCTTTTATTACAAAGAGTATTTAAAGGTTTGCCTAAATCATTAGATGGTTTAAAAGCAATTTTCCTTTATCCAGTCATTGGCGTTGCAGTTATTGGTATCACTATGTCTTTACTAGCAGATCCGATGAAAGCTGTTAACGAAGGAATGATGAGCTTTTTAGCTAGTTTCCAAAACTCCAGTCCGTTGGTTTTAGGAATTATTGTGGGTTGTATGTGTGCCTTTGATATGGGAGGTCCAGTTAATAAAGCGGCCTATGTTACTGGGACGGCACTCTTAGCTCAAGGAAATACTTCTTTTATGGCAGGAGTTTCTGCTGCCTGCATAGCGCCACCTTTAATTACAGGCTTTGCTACATTATTCTTTGGAAAATACTTTGACACAAATGAACGCAATGCGGGCCTAGTGAACTTTATTTTAGGCTCCACACATATTACAGAAGGCGCTATTCCGTTTGCGGCAAAAGACCCATTGAAGGTTTTACCAATTATGATGCTCGGATCTTCAATTGCGGCAGTCTTAACGTATATGTTTGGGGTACAAGTGCCAGCACCTCATGGAGGCTTTCTTGTTTTACCAGTTGTTACTCACGCTGTTCAATGGGTTCTGGCAATTTTAGCTGGTTCATTGGTAGGCGGTTTATTGCTAGGTTTTGTACAAAAAAGTAGAATCGCCAAACAAGAGCAATCGTTATCAAAAAAATGA
- a CDS encoding fructose PTS transporter subunit IIA, whose protein sequence is MAFIKENHIFLNQQLQTQEDVFHFLAKKSTELEVAQDAQEVFDKLNEREQEGTTGMMNGFAIPHAKAATIQQAAIIIVTLDQGVEWQSLDNQLTEFVIALFIPDAEAGTTHLKLLSSVARLLLREEVTSGLKQASSPAEIATLLNNQLGEGTE, encoded by the coding sequence ATGGCTTTTATTAAAGAAAATCATATTTTTTTAAATCAACAGTTACAAACGCAAGAGGATGTTTTTCACTTTTTAGCAAAAAAATCAACAGAATTGGAAGTTGCTCAGGACGCACAGGAAGTTTTCGATAAACTGAACGAGCGAGAACAAGAAGGAACAACGGGGATGATGAATGGATTTGCGATACCTCATGCAAAAGCAGCAACGATTCAACAAGCGGCCATTATCATCGTTACCTTGGACCAAGGTGTTGAGTGGCAGAGCCTTGACAACCAATTAACGGAGTTTGTGATTGCGCTGTTTATTCCAGATGCCGAAGCTGGCACGACACATTTGAAATTACTCTCTTCCGTTGCGCGCCTCCTATTAAGAGAAGAAGTTACTTCTGGACTGAAACAAGCAAGTTCGCCAGCTGAAATTGCTACGTTACTAAATAATCAATTAGGAGAGGGAACAGAATGA
- the lacD gene encoding tagatose-bisphosphate aldolase: MKKISEQKRKHLENLVDDQGIIGALAIDQRGALKRMMGKYKEVTAQEISDFKVLVSRCLTPETSAILLDPEYGLAAAENRAQTSGLLLAYEKTGYDASTPGRLPDSLDVWSIKRLKEAGADACKFLLYYDVDESEAINERKKAYIERIGSECLAEEIPFFLEIVSYDANNSDSASKEYAKVKPHKVIEAMKEFSKDRYNVDVLKVEVPVNMNFVEGFGTESLYSQDEAQAFFNMQSEATQLPFIFLSAGVSAAMFQETLKFAKKAGSSFNGVLCGRATWADGVLPFVQQGSEAAVAWLETTGKTNVEELNQVLRESAVSVFEKIQ, from the coding sequence ATGAAAAAAATTAGTGAACAAAAACGTAAACATTTAGAAAATCTGGTAGATGATCAAGGGATTATTGGAGCACTAGCCATTGATCAACGTGGGGCCTTAAAACGCATGATGGGAAAATACAAAGAGGTGACTGCGCAAGAAATCAGTGACTTTAAAGTATTAGTATCTCGTTGCTTAACACCAGAGACTTCAGCAATTTTGTTGGATCCAGAATATGGCCTAGCTGCTGCTGAAAATCGAGCACAGACTTCAGGTTTGTTACTTGCGTATGAAAAAACGGGCTACGATGCTTCGACACCAGGACGGTTACCCGATAGTCTTGATGTTTGGTCGATTAAGCGTTTAAAAGAAGCGGGCGCAGACGCGTGTAAATTTTTACTTTATTACGATGTTGACGAAAGTGAAGCAATCAATGAACGAAAGAAAGCTTATATAGAACGGATTGGTTCAGAGTGTTTAGCCGAAGAAATTCCATTCTTTTTAGAAATTGTCTCTTATGATGCAAACAATTCGGATAGTGCTTCAAAAGAATACGCTAAAGTAAAACCGCACAAAGTAATTGAAGCGATGAAAGAATTTTCAAAGGATCGCTATAATGTTGATGTTTTAAAAGTAGAAGTCCCTGTGAATATGAATTTTGTAGAAGGTTTTGGCACTGAAAGTCTTTATAGCCAAGATGAAGCGCAGGCCTTTTTCAACATGCAAAGTGAAGCAACACAACTTCCATTTATTTTCTTGAGTGCAGGGGTTAGTGCTGCGATGTTTCAGGAAACATTGAAATTTGCAAAAAAAGCAGGTTCCTCGTTTAATGGAGTCTTATGTGGTCGCGCAACTTGGGCAGACGGCGTGCTTCCATTTGTTCAACAAGGTTCTGAAGCAGCCGTTGCGTGGCTTGAAACAACTGGTAAAACAAATGTTGAAGAATTGAATCAGGTTTTAAGAGAGAGCGCAGTATCAGTCTTTGAAAAAATACAGTAA
- the bph gene encoding biofilm phosphatase Bph: MGIPKEGEFVTIQSYKHDGHLHRTWRDTMVLKTSEYSLIGVNDHTLVTESDGRRWVTREPAIVYFHKKYWFNIIAMIREKGVSYYCNLASPYVLDDEALKYIDYDLDIKVFPDGEKRLLDVDEYEFHSKLMDYPEDIDFILKENVKTLVDWINNEKGPFSPEYVDIWYQRYQQLSKK; the protein is encoded by the coding sequence ATGGGAATTCCTAAAGAAGGCGAGTTTGTAACCATTCAGAGTTATAAACATGACGGACATTTACATCGAACGTGGCGTGATACGATGGTACTAAAAACGAGCGAGTATTCTTTAATTGGTGTGAACGATCACACGTTAGTAACGGAATCCGACGGACGTCGGTGGGTGACTCGTGAACCAGCCATTGTTTATTTTCACAAGAAATATTGGTTCAATATAATAGCAATGATTAGAGAAAAGGGGGTTTCGTATTACTGCAATCTGGCTTCGCCATATGTTTTAGATGACGAAGCGTTGAAGTATATTGATTATGATTTAGATATCAAGGTTTTTCCAGATGGTGAAAAACGTTTACTAGACGTTGATGAATATGAATTTCATAGCAAACTAATGGATTATCCAGAAGATATTGACTTCATTTTAAAAGAAAATGTCAAGACTTTAGTGGATTGGATTAATAACGAAAAAGGCCCCTTCTCGCCCGAGTATGTAGATATCTGGTATCAACGTTATCAACAGCTATCAAAAAAATAG